From the genome of Scytonema hofmannii PCC 7110, one region includes:
- a CDS encoding DUF5615 family PIN-like protein, with protein MSSLFISLYLDEDVNVLIAEVLKARGFDAITARDAGQLHATDAEQFAYAVSQARTLITHNRIDFEELVQMYFDSSQMHYGVIFAVRRSPQEIAKRLLVILNQVTADKMQNQVRYI; from the coding sequence ATGAGTAGTCTTTTTATTAGTTTGTACTTAGATGAAGATGTTAATGTCTTAATAGCTGAAGTGCTTAAAGCGAGAGGTTTTGATGCGATTACTGCACGAGATGCAGGACAACTCCATGCAACGGATGCAGAGCAATTTGCCTATGCTGTGAGTCAAGCAAGAACGCTAATCACTCACAATAGAATAGATTTTGAAGAACTCGTGCAGATGTATTTTGATTCAAGTCAGATGCATTATGGTGTAATTTTTGCTGTTCGTCGCTCACCTCAAGAAATTGCAAAACGTTTGCTGGTAATTCTCAATCAAGTGACAGCAGACAAGATGCAAAATCAAGTTCGATATATCTAG
- a CDS encoding DUF433 domain-containing protein, which translates to MVQATKYLYIVRDDEILSGEPIIEGTRTPVRAIFETWRMGVSPEEIPKGMPHLTLGQVFSALTYYSDHQDEINSYIERNHISDELIDPLLRDI; encoded by the coding sequence ATGGTTCAAGCAACAAAATATCTTTATATTGTTAGAGATGATGAAATTTTAAGCGGCGAACCAATTATTGAGGGAACCCGTACACCTGTTAGAGCAATTTTCGAAACTTGGCGTATGGGTGTTTCCCCTGAAGAAATTCCCAAAGGGATGCCTCATCTTACGTTGGGACAGGTATTTAGCGCATTGACTTATTACAGCGATCATCAAGATGAAATTAATAGCTACATTGAACGAAACCATATCTCAGATGAATTAATCGATCCATTGCTTAGAGATATATGA